Proteins found in one Rissa tridactyla isolate bRisTri1 chromosome 27, bRisTri1.patW.cur.20221130, whole genome shotgun sequence genomic segment:
- the LOC128901672 gene encoding butyrophilin subfamily 3 member A2-like, which produces MGFPASPRGLLSYFLTLHVLRLGSAEFRVVGPDRPLLATVGQDVVLPCHLSPRTDARSLEIRWIRHQFSEIVHLYRNGEDLVGAQIQEYIGRTELVRDGLSGGTLDLRLAGVRPSDDGQYVCTVQNATTYGEAMVELEVAATGSVPLLSLEAHQDGGIRVVCGSAGWYPQPQVLWKAANGQRLPSVSQRRSSDERGLFEIQDVVVVSGKGDGNLSCVVRNSRLEQEQASSLHISAPFFHNARPWMAALGVSLVLSVVSFGLNVYLWRRKVGLSRALGESFWPLPPAKPPEKGAPWEGRGSGWLLIALWSLVWVDGAQKGTGEHWVWERGPGGDLSHGEKWGPVISQLKSG; this is translated from the exons ATGGGgttccccgccagccccaggggcCTCCTGAGTTATTTCCTGACTCTCCACGTGCTCCGCCTGGGATCAG CTGAGTTCAGAGTGGTGGGACCAGACCGACCTCTCCTTGCCACCGTGGGGCAGGACGTTGTGCTGCCGTGTCACTTGTCCCCACGCACAGACGCTCGGAGCTTGGAGATCAGGTGGATCCGGCACCAGTTCTCTGAAATCGTGCATCTCTACCGAAATGGAGAGGACCTGGTCGGGGCACAGATACAGGAATACATTGGAAGGACAGAGTTGGTCAGAGATGGTCTCTCCGGTGGGACCCTGGACTTGCGACTCGCTGGGGTGAGACCCTCTGATGATGGCCAGTACGTCTGCACTGTGCAAAATGCTACCACTTATGGAGAAGCCAtggtggagctggaggtggcag CCACGGGCTccgtccctctcctctctctggagGCTCACCAGGACGGAGGCATCCGGGTGGTGTGTGGATCGGCCGGCTGGTACCCGCAACCGCAGGTGCTGTGGAAGGCTGCCAACGGGCAGCGTCTGCCCTCGGTCTCCCAGAGACGTTCCTCTGACGAGAGGGGCCTGTTTGAGATCCAAGATGTCGTCGTGGTGAGCGGGAAGGGCGATGGGAACTTGTCGTGCGTGGTGAGGAACAGCcgcctggagcaggagcaggcgtCGTCCCTGCACATCTCAG ctcccTTTTTCCACAACGCCCGTCCTTGGATGGCAGCTCTGGGTGTCTCCCTCGTGCTTTCAGTGGTGTCATTTGGTCTCAATGTTTATCTCTGGCGAAGGAAAG tggGGCTGTCCAGAGCGCTGGGTGAGTCCTTCTGGCCCCTGCCACCAGCGAAGCCTCCTGAGAAAGGAGCCCCCTGGGAGGGACGTGGCTCTGGGTGGCTCTTGATCGCCCTGTGGTCATTGGTCTGGGTTGATGGAGCCCAGAAGGGGACTGGAGAGCACTGGGTCTGGGAACGGGGCCCAGGAGGTGACCTAAGTCATGGGGAGAAGTGGGGACCCGTAATCAGTCAGCTTAAATCAGGCTGA
- the LOC128901595 gene encoding butyrophilin subfamily 1 member A1-like gives MGSVPLLSLEAHQDGGIRVVCGSAGWYPQPQVLWKAANGQRLPSVSQRRSSDERGLFEIQDVVVVSGKGDGNLSCVVRNSRLEQDQASSLHISAPFFHNAHHWMAALGVFLVLSVVSLGVIAYLWRRKGERDTALTWRKFLLPENPDVVTLDPNTAHSQLVLLDDRRRSPLPSRIWVCLDCARGLVTFLHADTGVEIFTFPPASFKGETLRPLFWTNVLKERKKPPERERERNRCG, from the exons atgggctccgtccctctcctctctctggagGCTCACCAGGACGGAGGCATCCGGGTGGTGTGTGGATCGGCCGGCTGGTACCCACAACCGCAGGTGCTGTGGAAGGCTGCCAACGGGCAGCGTCTGCCCTCGGTCTCCCAGAGACGTTCCTCTGACGAGAGGGGCCTGTTTGAGATCCAAGATGTCGTCGTGGTGAGCGGGAAGGGCGATGGGAACTTGTCGTGCGTGGTGAGGAACAGCCGCCTGGAGCAGGATCAGGCGTCGTCCCTGCACATCTCAG ctcccTTTTTCCACAACGCCCATCACTGGATGGCAGCTCTGGGTGTCTTCCTCGTGCTTTCAGTGGTGTCACTTGGCGTCATCGCTTATCTCTGGCGAAGGAAAG ggGAACGAGACACAGCACTga CGTGGAGAAAGTTCCTGCTTCCTGAAAATCCAG aCGTGGTGACCCTGGATCCAAACACGGCTCATTCCCAACTCGTCCTGTTGGACGATCGGAGGCGT tccccgctccccagcaggatCTGGGTCTGTCTGGACTGCGCCCGCGGGCTGGTGACTTTCCTCCATGCCGACACCGGGGTCGAGATCTTCACGTTCCCACCAGCCTCGTTCAAAGGGGAGACCCTGCGCCCCTTGTTTTGG ACAAATGTCCTGAAAGAACGCAAAAAacctccagagagagagagagagcggaaCCGGTGCGGGTGA